In Thermodesulforhabdus norvegica, a single window of DNA contains:
- a CDS encoding ABC transporter ATP-binding protein, whose translation MTGDIAIEVKGLNSFYGTRQVLYDVSALIPRHEIFVIMGISGSGKTTLFRHLIGLKETPSGCIWIDGEDVGRWGSSEWNNYHKRIGVLFQNGALFNSLTVGENVATPLRVHTGLPGEIIDIMVEMKLHMVGLSGLSGFMPSQLSGGMRKRAGLARALAMDPEFLFVDEPSSGLDPITAAGLDELLLSLKAALGMTVIVVTHELESAFRIADRMMVMDRGRILASGTPDEIRRNDNPRVRQFLERRAEEAGEDVEAYLERLCAVRRR comes from the coding sequence ATGACCGGTGATATTGCAATAGAGGTGAAAGGACTTAACAGCTTCTACGGCACGAGACAGGTACTCTACGATGTGTCGGCCCTTATACCCAGACATGAGATTTTCGTCATAATGGGCATAAGCGGTTCCGGTAAAACGACTCTTTTCCGCCATCTAATCGGCCTTAAGGAAACGCCGTCGGGGTGTATATGGATTGACGGAGAAGACGTCGGAAGATGGGGTAGTTCGGAGTGGAATAACTATCACAAGCGTATCGGGGTTCTGTTTCAGAACGGGGCTCTTTTTAACTCTCTTACGGTAGGCGAAAATGTGGCCACGCCTCTACGGGTTCATACCGGTCTTCCCGGCGAAATCATTGACATCATGGTTGAGATGAAACTGCACATGGTGGGCCTGTCGGGACTGTCGGGATTTATGCCGTCTCAGTTGAGCGGAGGGATGCGCAAGAGAGCCGGACTTGCAAGGGCTCTGGCGATGGACCCTGAGTTTCTTTTTGTTGACGAGCCCTCATCAGGGCTTGATCCAATTACTGCTGCGGGGCTTGACGAACTCCTGCTTTCTCTTAAGGCTGCCCTGGGAATGACCGTTATCGTGGTTACCCATGAGCTCGAAAGCGCTTTCAGGATAGCCGACAGAATGATGGTAATGGATCGTGGACGCATCCTTGCATCGGGAACCCCCGATGAAATAAGAAGAAACGATAATCCAAGGGTGAGGCAGTTTCTGGAACGAAGAGCCGAAGAGGCGGGAGAGGACGTGGAAGCTTATCTTGAAAGGCTGTGCGCGGTGAGGCGACGATGA
- the mlaD gene encoding outer membrane lipid asymmetry maintenance protein MlaD, producing the protein MEHVSRRLEFAVGLFLLIGLLATGYVSFRLGEVSLWNLKDYYTVYARFSNVAGLKKKAPVTIAGVEVGYVEDIVLDQGQALVKLRVKKDVRLEEDVIASIKTMGIIGDKYIAISPGGLDSYIPPGGEIVDTQPPLDIEELLGKFVFGKVKEE; encoded by the coding sequence ATGGAACATGTAAGCCGCCGTCTCGAGTTTGCCGTTGGCTTATTCCTGCTCATCGGTTTGCTTGCAACGGGATACGTTTCTTTCAGGCTCGGAGAGGTTTCTTTGTGGAACCTGAAAGATTATTATACCGTATACGCCCGTTTCAGTAATGTGGCCGGATTAAAGAAAAAAGCTCCGGTCACCATTGCGGGCGTTGAAGTCGGTTATGTGGAAGACATTGTGCTCGATCAGGGACAGGCTCTGGTTAAGCTTCGTGTGAAGAAGGATGTCAGACTCGAAGAAGATGTAATAGCAAGCATAAAAACCATGGGCATTATCGGGGACAAGTACATTGCCATATCTCCTGGAGGACTTGACTCTTACATTCCTCCGGGAGGCGAAATAGTGGACACTCAGCCTCCCCTGGATATTGAAGAGCTCCTTGGGAAATTCGTCTTCGGTAAGGTCAAAGAAGAGTGA
- a CDS encoding MlaE family ABC transporter permease: protein MNYGITLIYSLGRWGLGQIFGLGRLGIFLLSSVAGLFRPPGKFLAVIKHIHFIGHKSLFVICFTGAFSGMVLGLQGYYTLSKFGSEGLLGAAVALSLIRELGPVLTALMITGRAGSAICAEIGIMRIEEQIDALRCMAIDPHSYMITPRFIAGLICFPLLTSIFDLIGIIGGYGVGVLLLGANPGAYWDGIYKSVDWSDVSMGYVKAFVFAIITIWICTYKGFYAGVDTGSMGPEDVSKATTDAVVASSVSVLVADYVITSIML, encoded by the coding sequence ATGAATTACGGAATTACCTTGATTTATTCTCTCGGGCGATGGGGTCTTGGACAGATATTCGGTTTGGGTCGTCTGGGGATTTTCCTGCTGTCCTCTGTTGCCGGGCTCTTTCGACCCCCGGGAAAGTTCCTTGCTGTGATCAAGCACATCCACTTCATCGGCCACAAATCCCTTTTTGTGATATGCTTTACCGGTGCCTTTTCGGGCATGGTGCTGGGACTTCAGGGGTATTACACTCTTTCCAAATTCGGTTCCGAGGGTCTTCTTGGGGCGGCCGTAGCTCTCAGCCTGATCCGGGAACTGGGGCCTGTTCTCACGGCGCTTATGATAACCGGCCGTGCGGGATCGGCAATATGCGCGGAAATAGGGATAATGAGGATTGAAGAGCAGATAGATGCTCTGCGTTGTATGGCCATAGATCCTCATTCTTACATGATTACTCCCAGATTTATCGCCGGCCTTATCTGCTTTCCCCTGCTAACCTCGATTTTCGACCTAATCGGTATCATAGGCGGTTATGGGGTAGGGGTTTTGCTTCTCGGTGCAAACCCAGGCGCTTATTGGGACGGGATATACAAAAGCGTTGACTGGTCCGATGTCTCCATGGGCTATGTAAAGGCTTTTGTATTTGCGATAATAACTATATGGATCTGTACATACAAGGGGTTTTATGCGGGGGTGGATACGGGCTCCATGGGGCCGGAAGATGTAAGCAAAGCAACGACCGATGCGGTTGTGGCTTCTTCCGTATCTGTGCTTGTTGCGGACTATGTGATTACGTCCATTATGCTTTAG
- a CDS encoding STAS domain-containing protein, with amino-acid sequence MQNGLSGDLIDMRVSSSGTLSIEIRGRLTRYEVPRIYRRLKKELNSRAIAGVELNLFNVSTVDTAGVALFVALCREAKKRGISFKLKNPSEHAVRVIKLARLENLLLENRTGEG; translated from the coding sequence ATGCAGAATGGTTTGTCCGGAGATCTTATTGACATGAGAGTTTCATCATCGGGAACTCTTTCCATCGAAATCAGGGGAAGGCTTACGAGGTATGAAGTTCCGCGGATATATCGAAGGCTTAAAAAAGAGTTGAATTCCCGGGCAATAGCCGGCGTCGAGCTGAACCTTTTCAATGTGTCCACGGTGGATACGGCGGGAGTGGCACTTTTTGTTGCGCTTTGCAGAGAGGCTAAAAAGAGAGGGATTTCCTTCAAGTTGAAAAACCCTTCCGAACATGCCGTGAGAGTGATAAAACTGGCCCGTCTTGAAAATCTTCTGCTGGAGAACCGGACTGGTGAGGGCTGA